A part of Leifsonia xyli subsp. xyli str. CTCB07 genomic DNA contains:
- a CDS encoding energy-coupling factor transporter transmembrane component T family protein: MTFLSGDPYGTGERPSRRFLHHLNPLAKVAGILPAWIGLFFTRDALTPLIVLVAAMLLLLAGARLRPTVLVTLLIGAPVVVLAMALSFGFWTDPARVADRTVLFAIGSAPYTAGAFAVGAATSLRLTALVSLALVGGLTTTGPDLSRALVAQLRVHYRIGYTAVAAYRFLPRFRTELAIIRQAQRVRGVGWLSRPFASVIPLLASSIRRADRMALAMESRAFGAHPTRTERHPSRWRARDTVFTLVLWLLTAALFFGSALATRT; the protein is encoded by the coding sequence GTGACCTTCCTCTCCGGTGACCCGTACGGCACGGGCGAGCGGCCGTCGCGGCGGTTCCTGCACCACCTGAACCCGCTCGCGAAGGTCGCGGGCATCCTGCCGGCGTGGATCGGGCTGTTCTTCACGCGGGACGCACTGACCCCGCTGATCGTGCTCGTCGCGGCGATGCTGCTCCTGCTGGCCGGTGCGCGGCTGCGGCCCACGGTGCTCGTGACGCTCCTGATCGGGGCGCCGGTCGTGGTTCTGGCAATGGCGCTGAGCTTCGGCTTCTGGACAGATCCGGCCCGCGTGGCCGACCGGACCGTGCTGTTCGCGATCGGATCGGCGCCCTACACTGCGGGTGCGTTCGCGGTCGGAGCGGCGACCTCCCTGCGGTTGACCGCGCTCGTGTCGCTCGCGCTGGTGGGCGGGCTGACGACGACGGGGCCGGACCTGTCGCGGGCGCTGGTCGCGCAGCTGCGCGTACACTACCGGATCGGCTACACGGCGGTCGCGGCGTACCGGTTCCTGCCACGGTTCCGGACAGAGCTGGCGATCATCCGGCAGGCGCAGCGGGTGCGCGGCGTCGGGTGGCTCTCCAGGCCGTTCGCGTCCGTCATCCCGCTGCTCGCCTCAAGCATCCGCCGCGCCGACCGGATGGCGCTCGCGATGGAGTCGCGGGCCTTCGGCGCGCATCCCACGCGCACCGAACGCCACCCCTCGCGCTGGCGCGCCCGCGACACGGTCTTCACGCTCGTCCTCTGGCTGCTCACCGCCGCGCTGTTTTTCGGCAGCGCGCTCGCGACGCGGACCTGA